One window from the genome of Nicotiana tomentosiformis chromosome 5, ASM39032v3, whole genome shotgun sequence encodes:
- the LOC104086716 gene encoding fibrillin-5, chloroplastic: protein MATKLVVKPQITVSHLSPPLPNSIEMLRTQKSTVSATNNNSPRLNFKKISRFGDWSFAQRTISLNKAAEQQNVEVSESYFRTDASQIKIELYDALQGINRGIFGASSDKKTEIEELVKQLESQNPTPEPTLSLDKVAGNWKLIYSTISILGSKRTKLGLRDFITLGDLYQNIDISEGKAVNVIKFNARGLSLLSGELRIEAIFKIASKSRVDIFYNNSAITPDQLMNVFQKNYDLLLGIFNPEGWLEITYVDENLRIGRDDKGNIFVLERSEEDKP from the exons ATGGCTACAAAACTTGTAGTAAAGCCTCAAATCACAGTTTCACACCTGTCTCCTCCATTACCAAACTCCATTGAAATGCTGAGAACTCAAAAAAGTACTGTCTCAGCCACTAATAATAATAGTCCAAGATTAAACTTTAAGAAGATTTCAAGATTTGGGGATTGGTCATTTGCACAAAGGACCATTTCTCTAAACAAAGCTGCAGAACAACAGAATGTTGAGGTTTCAGAATCATATTTCAGAACTGATGCTTCCCAAATCAAGATTGAACTTTATGATGCACTTCAAG GAATTAATAGAGGAATATTTGGAGCGTCATCTGACAAAAAAACTGAAATTGAAGAGTTGGTCAAGCAACTGGAGTCTCAAAATCCAACTCCTGAACCAACCTTATCTCTAGATAAG GTGGCTGGAAATTGGAAGCTTATATACAGTACTATAAGCATTTTAGGATCAAAAAGAACAAAACTAGGATTGAGAGATTTTATTACACTGGGGGATTTATATCAGAATATTGATATTTCTGAG GGAAAAGCTGTGAATGTGATAAAGTTTAATGCCAGAGGATTAAGTTTATTGAGTGGAGAGCTAAGGATCGAAGCCATCTTCAAGATTGCATCCAAATCA AGAGTTGATATTTTCTACAACAATTCTGCAATAACACCAGACCAG CTGATGAACGTGTTTCAGAAGAACTACGATCTTCTTCTTGGCATCTTTAACCCTGAGGGCTGGCTTGAAATTAC ATATGTTGATGAGAATTTGAGGATAGGCAGAGATGACAAGGGCAACATTTTTGTTTTGGAGAGATCAGAGGAGGATAAACCTTAA
- the LOC117274292 gene encoding uncharacterized protein: protein MSVTEYEMDFTKLAEYVPYLMPTEREKVRRFIEGLNPHMAEDMTSYHDDKTYLQVVNIATRKEAFDKIAREARDNSKKARTTGIYSGFLVGGKNMNHSAHIQSTTHSSPYPSPLRHGQQSKGQAPNGQSSTRQGQPRLSYPICPSCSKRDPGKCLLGHKVAPPPVQASNTQARRGANRGGAQGGGGRDRFYAFLDRQNVEASNRVITGILSVCGRLAYVLVDPSSTFSYVSPYSCVEFGKAPEKLGVPFEVSTPIGEYVKVEYIFRSASSQFKVEKH from the exons ATGTCAGTGACTGAATATGAGATGGATTTTACAAAATTGGCAGAGTATGTACCTTATTTGATGCCGACAGAGAGAGAAAAAGTAAGAAGGTTCATTGAAGGCTTGAACCCACATATGGCAGAAGATATGACTTCATATCATGATGACAAGACTTATCTTCAGGTTGTCAATATCGCTACGCGTAAGGAGGCTTTTGATAAAATCGCCAGGGAAGCTAGAGATAACAGCAAGAAGGCTAGAACAACAGGTATTTATAGTGGATTTTTAGTTGGGGGTAAGAACATGAATCATTCAGCTCACATTCAATCAACGACTCACTCATCTCCTTATCCATCTCCACTCAGACATGGCCAACAGAGTAAGGGTCAGGCCCCTAATGGGCAAAGTTCAACTAGACAGGGCCAACCTCGGTTATCCTATCCTATATGTCCTTCGTGCAGCAAAAGAGATCCAGGGAAATGCCTTTTAGGTCATAAAG TTGCACCTCCTCCAGTTCAGGCATCTAATACTCAGGCTAGGCGTGGTGCCAATAGAGGTGGAGCTCAAGGAGGAGGCGGACGAGACAGATTCTATGCATTTCTAGACAGGCAGAATGTTGAGGCGTCTAACAGAGTTATTACAGGTATTCTCTCGGTTTGTGGTCGCCTTGCTTATGTACTAGTTGATCCCAGTTCAACTTTCTCCTATGTGTCTCCTTATTCTTGTGTCGAGTTTGGAAAAGCACCAGAAAAATTAGGGGTTCCGTTTGAGGTTTCCACACCTATAGGGGAATATGTTAAAGTTGAGTATATATTCAGATCTGCATCATCACAGTTCAAGGTCGAGAAACATTAG
- the LOC104086718 gene encoding uncharacterized protein has protein sequence MAPFEALYGRRCRSPVGWFELGEMKIIGPNIVHDALKKAKLIQERLKTAQSRQKSYSNIRRRDLEFKEGDYVFLKVSPMKGIMRFGRKGKLSSKYIGPYPILKRIWLVAYPLALPLELSSVHPVFHVSMLKRYFHDPSHVLDRREIEIDDTLTYEEVPVAIIDMQVRRLRTKDVASVKVIWRNHSAEEATWEPEEAMKKNILICLRFQVHNSFKL, from the coding sequence ATGGCCCCATtcgaggccctatatgggaggcgatgtcgttctcctgtAGGGTGGTTTGAGTTAGGTGAAATGAAGATTATTGGGCCAAACATAGTAcatgatgccttgaaaaaggCAAAACTTATTCAGGAACGACTTAAAACAGCTCAAAGCCGACAAAAGTCATACTCAAATATAAGACGCCGCGATCTTGAGTTCAAAGAGGGTGACTATGTATTTTTAAAGGTGTCTccaatgaagggtatcatgaggtttggTAGAAAAGGGAAGCTTAGCTCAAAATATATAGGGCCTTATCCAATTCTTAAAAGGATTTGGCTTGTGGCGTATCCACTAGCTTTACCTCTAGAGTTATCTTCTGTGCATCCAGTttttcatgtgtccatgttgaaacGGTACTTTCATGACCCGAGTCATGTACTTGATAGACGGGAGATAGAGATTGATGATACTCTGACATATGAGGAGGTCCCTGTAGCTATAATAGACATGCAGGTTCGTAGACTTCGAACCAAAGACGTTGCTTCAGTGAAAGTAATATGGAGAAATCACTCAGCTGAGGAAGCTACGTGGGAGCCCGAGGAAGCCATGAAGAAaaatatccttatttgtttgagatTTCAGGTACATAAttcatttaagctttaa